The following is a genomic window from Pseudomonas sp. FP2335.
ACCTGGAATCACCGGCGCCAGCCGGGCAGGTGTCGTTGAGCCATTGGGTGACCGATTTGGGCTACCGAGGCGTTCGTGAGCAGGCATAGGATCGAATCCAGCGTGCGACAAGAACGACGAACCCTTCGGTGACGGTGAGCGGTTGACTGTGCCGATCCTCCAGCGACTGCCTCATACAATAAGGTCAACAACATGAGTGTACCTCTCCCGGTCAACCGCTCCACGGAGCTCAAGCGTGGCGCCCTGGGTGTCGGCTTCATCATCTTTTTTGTAGTGTCGGCGGCCAGCCCGCTGAGTGTAATTGCCGGCGGGTTTCCCATTGGCATCATGCTGGGTAACGGCGCCGGTACGCCGGCCTTGCTGATCCTGGCCTTGCTGGTGCTGCTGGCGTTTTCGGTGGGCTACACCACCATGTCCCGGCATGTGACCAATGCCGGTGGTTTCTACGCCTTCACCTCCCGGGGCCTCGGCGGCCTGGCCGGCGGTGCGGCGGGGGTACTGGCGATGTTTGCCTACAACATCCTCCAGGTCGGCTTGTACGGCATGTTCGGCGGGGTGGTCAGCGGCACCATGGCCAGCGTGTTCGGCCTGGCGCTGCCGTGGTGGGCCTATTCGTTGCTGGCGATGGCCAGCGTGGCGATCCTGGGGTATCGCAAGATCGACCTGTCGGCGCGGGTGCTGTCGGTGGTGGTGATCGCCGAGTACCTGGCGATCCTGATCCTGGATTTCGCCATCCTCAAATCCGGCGGTGATAGCGGTATCAACCTCGATGCGTTCAACAGCACACATGTGTTCAGCGGCACGCCGTCGATCGGCCTGCTGTTCTGCTTCGCGGCGTTTATCGGCTTTGAAGCCACCACGATCTACGGCGAAGAAGCCAGGGACCCGCAGCGCACCATCCCGATTGCCACCTACTGTTCGGTGCTGTTGATCGGCGGCTTCTATGCGTTGTCGGTCTGGTCGATGGTGGTGGGCGTCGGCGCGGACAAGATCGTACCGCTGTTGCAGTCCCTGCAAGACCCGACGACCTTTATCTACGGCATGTCCGACCACTTTGTCGGGCCGCAGCTGACCCAGGTGATCCGTGTGCTGTTCATGGTCAGCATCTACGCCGGGCTGTTGGCTTTCCACAACGCCGCCGCACGTTACTTCTACGCAATTGGCCGCGACGGCTTGCTGCACAGCCTGCTGGGCACCACCCACCGCGTGCACCAGAGCCCGCATATGGGCTCGGCGTTGCAAAGCCTGATCTCGGCAGTGGTGGTGCTGATTTTCGCGGCGATGGATGCCGACCCGATCCTGCAACTGTTTGCCTGGCTGTCCAACCTGGCGACGTTGTGCGTGATCTTGCTGATGGCGCTCACGTCGGCTGCGGTGCTGATGTTTTTCCGGCGCCACCCCGAGCTGAAGGTCGGGCTGTGGCGCGGGCGGATTTTCCCGGGGTTCTCGTGCCTGGCGCTGCTGGCGGTGCTGGTGCTGGCGGTGGTGCATTTCGATGTGCTGACGGGCGCCAGCGTGGCTTTGTCCTATGCCTTGTGCGCGATTATTCCGGCGGCGCTGCTCGGCGGCGTGTTTCTCGCCGCTCGCCTGCGCAAGCGTTCACCGCAGCGCTTCCAGGCCCTGGGCAGTCACAAGCTCTAAGGCTGGACGGGGGCTGACGGCTTGCTCAGTTTGACCAGCAGCGCTGCAACCAACAGCAGCGCTGCCGATGCCGCCAACACCAGCACAAAACCGGCATCAAACGCTGAGCGGGCAAAGGCAATCAGCATCGCACGGCCTTCGGGCGCCAGCGTTTCGGCGACCACCAGGGCATCGTCCAGGCTGTCGAATGCCACGGGATCGCGGGTCAGCCACGTCGGAATCGCCACTCCTGCGGCATACGCATAGATCGCCGACAACAGGCTGCCGGCCAGGGTCACACCGACCGCGCCGCCCAGCTCAAACGACACTTCCTCGATGGATGCGGCCATGCCGGCCTTGTCGGCGGGCACGCTGAGCATGATGGTGCTGGATGAAGCGGTCAGCGCCGCGCCAATCGTGAAACCCAAGGCCCCAAGGCTGATGAGTTGCAGGTACGCCGGCGCGGTGTAGAGCAACAGGTACGCCAGCATCGCGGCAGAAGACAGCAGCAATGTCCAGAACAGCATGCGCTGGTGCCCCAGGCGCGGCAGGTAGTAACCGGCCAGGGGGCCGGAGACGAAGGAACCCAGGGGTAATGGCAGGATAAACAGTGCAGCCTCCAACGGTGACAGGCCGAGCACCAGTTGCAGGCGCTGACTGAACACCAACTCCATGCCGATCAGTGCGGCGGCCGACACCACGGCTGCGATCACCGCATTCCTGAAACCGGCGGTGCGGAACAAGCTCAGGTCGAGCATCGGTTGTGCGGCGCGGCGTTGACGCCGTACGAACAACCACAAGAACAGCGCACCGAGGACCAGCGCCACCAGCATGCCGTTGTAGGCGGGGGCGCGCTTGCCGAGCTCCTTGATTGCATAGGCCAGGCTGATCAAACCGATCATCACCTGCAACGAGCCCAGCCAGTCCCACCGTTTTTGCGTATCTGCGGGCGGATTCGGGATCAGTAGAACGCCGACGACCAGCGCCACCAGCACGATCGGCACATTGATCAAAAACACCGAGCCCCACCAGAAATGCTCCAGCAACAGGCCGCCCACCACCGGCCCGAACGCGGCGCCGCCAGAGGCCACCGAGGCCCACACACCGAACGCCATGGCCTGCTCCCGTGGGTCGCTGAACGTGATCCGCACGATGGCCAGCGTCGCCGGCATCATCATCGCGGCACCGACCGCCAGAAAGCCGCGCGCACCGATCAGCACGCCGGCGGTTGGCGAAAATGCGGCAACCAGCGAGAACACGCCAAACACCGCCAGCCCGCCGATAAACAGGCGCTTGTGGCCGAGGCGGTCACCCAGGGTGCCCATGCCCAGCAGCAGCCCGGCGGCGATCAGTGCGTAGATGTTGACGATCCACAGTTTCTGCGACGGCGAGGCATTCAGCTCGCGGGTCAGGGTGGGCAGGGCGGTATACAGCACGGTCATGTCAATGACGATCAGCAGCAGGGCGCTGGAAATAATCGCCAGGATCAACCAGCGCAATGGAAGTGTCATGGGAGGGACTCGGAGGCAGGGGAAGCGTTGCAGGCAGGTTACTGTAACTCAGGCTCGGCGCGCGTGGCGCCGTGCCGTTTACACGCGAAAGTGCCCAACCAATTGCTGTTGATGATTGGCCATGGCGTGCAGCGATTCACTGGCTCGCGTGGCGTCGTTCATCTGGTGGCTGAGTGTTTCGCTGATGCCACGGATGTCACTGACCCGATGGCTGATGTCTTCCACCACGGTGCTTTGTTCCAGGGCCGCGCTGGCGATCTGTTGGTTCATTTGTTCAATCACATCCACGGCCTGGGAAACCGCCTCCAGCGCCGAGCGGGTCTGTTGCACCTGGAGCACGCTGTGGCCGGCCTGCTCGCGGCTCGCCTGGGTGCTGTGCACCACTTCCTGGCTGAGCTGTTGCAAGGTTTCGATCACCGCGCGCACCTGTTCGACCGAGCGCTGGGTGTTGCTCGCCAGGTGCCTGACCTCATCGGCCACCACTGCAAAACCACGGCCCTGCTCGCCGGCCCTGGCGGCTTCGATGGCCGCGTTCAACGCCAGCAGGTTGGTCTGTTGGGCGATGGCGCTGATTACATCGAGCACTTGGCCAATCTGGGTGCTGCTGTCGGCGAGGGCGGTGACCTGCGTGAGGGTGCCGTCCAGGCGCTGATCGAGGCTGTCGATGCTGCGCTCGGCCGTGGCGAATACCGCCTGGCCGGTTCGGCTGGCGTTTTCGGCGGCGGTGGCGGCGTCTGCGGCGCTGTGGGAATGGCGCGCCACTTCCTGGGCACTGGCGCTCATTTGATGCAGCGCGGTCGCGGCCAATTCTACTTCGCGGTATTGGCGCTGCATGCCCGTGCTGACCTCGCGGGCAATGCCCGATGAGGTGTCGGCATGGTTGCGGGTCTCCACGGCGGCATTTTGGATGGCGCGCATCATCGGTTGTAGCTTGTCGAGGAAACGGTTGAAGCCACTGGCGAGTCGACCCAGTTCGTCGCGTCGCCCGGCGGGCAGGCGTTGCGTGAGGTCGCCGTCGCCCTCGGCAATCGCATCCAGCAGGTTGGCCACCTTCAATATCGGGCGTGTCACGCCGTAGGCCGCGAGCCAGATCAGCAGCATGCCCAGGCAGCTGGCCAGCAGGCCCAGGCCCAGATTGAAGCGGTTGGCGTCGCGGTTCTTGTTGTCCAGTTCGCTTTGCATTTGCCGCGCGGGCGCCTGCACCAGAGCTTGCGGTACTTTGATCTGCAGTTGCCACGCTGGGTTGCCCGTCACGGTTTGCAGGGCCTGGCCCACGTCCACGGCGGCCTCGCTGACCGAACCGCTGCGCCCGGCCACCTGGCCGGCGGGTGACAGGATCGTCACCTCGCTGGCCCCCGCGTACAGGTCGTGGCCGAGGTTGGCGGCAAGCTTTTGCAGGGTCTCGAGGCTGACGTCCAGGCCCAGCACGCCGAGTACCTGGCCATTGACGATCAGCGGTACGGAAATGCTGCTCATCAATACGTCGCGGCCCTCCACCTGGCTGGTGTAGGGCTCGACCACGCAGGTGCGCCGTTGCGTCTGGGGGCAGCGATACCAGTCGGTGTCCGGATCGGCGCCGGGCAGCGCATGGTTGGCGGTGATTTGCGCCTCGCTCAGCACATCCTGCACCAGTTGCCCCGGCTGGCTTTGCGACCAGTACAGCGCAAAGCGTCCGGTTTCGTTGCCGGCCAGGGCGGGTTGCGCGACGAAATCCGCATCGGCCCCGGCCAGCGCGCCGGGCAACAGCACCACGTACAGGCCGAGCACGTCCGCGCGCTTGAACAGCGCCTGGCGGGTCACCTCCACCAGGCTTTCACGCAGTTGCGCAGCGCTGAGGCGCCCCTTGAGTGCCTGCTCGCGCAGGTGCACGACCTGTTCGGCGAAGCCTTCGCTGTACAGCGCCGCTGCGTTGAAAAAACGCTCCACGCGCAGGCCTTGGGCAACGGCCTGGGCTTGCAAACGCTCGACGGCGGCTTGCCCCAGCAACTGGCTGCTCTGTTGCTTGAGCAGGTTGGCGCTTTGTTGATTCTGGTACACGCCGGCACCGATCAGCGCGCCGACTACGGTCAGCAGGCACAGCCCGCTCAACAGGGTGATGCGCCATTGGAGGGTGAGATGGGTTGAACGCATGGCTGAGGTTCCTGAAGAGAGCACGATGGCGCGAGCATGCGGGGCGCCTGGATAAGCGGCTATCCCGAATCGGCAAGCGCTGGCGGTGGCGGCTTGACCTGTTTTGGGGCGCGGGTTCGGATGCTACCGATTTGGGATAGCGAGGGGTTTGGGGCGGGCATAGGATCAAATTCAGCGTGCAACCAAAACAACAAGCTAACCGGTGCCGATGCGGTGTGGTCGGACCAACCCAACAGCGACTGCCTCATACAATAAGGTCAACAAAATGAGTGTTTCTATTCCGGTCAACAGCTCCACGGAGCTCAAGCGTGGCGCCCTGGGTGTCGGCTTCATCATCTTCTTTGTGGTGTCGGCGGCCAGCCCGCTGAGTGTGATTGCCGGCGGGTTTCCCATTGGCATCATGCTTGGCAACGGCGCCGGTACGCCGGCGTTGCTGATCCTGGCCTTGCTGGTGCTGCTGGCGTTTTCGGTGGGCTACACCACCATGTCCAAGCACCTGACCAACGCCGGTGGTTTCTACGCCTTTACCTCCCGGGGCCTCGGTGGCCTGGCCGGCGGTGCGGCGGGGGTGCTGGCGATGTTTGCCTACAACATCCTCCAGGTCGGCTTGTACGGCATGTTCGGCGGGGTGGTCAGCGGCACCATGGCCAGTGTGTTCGGCCTGGAGTTGCCGTGGTGGGCCTATTCGCTGTTGGCGATGGCCAGTGTGGCGATCCTGGGGTATCGCAAGATCGACCTGTCGGCACGGGTGCTGTCGGTGGTGGTGATTGCCGAGTACCTGGCGATCCTGATCCTGGATTTCGCCATCCTCAAATCCGGCGGTGACAGTGGCGTCAACCTCGATGCATTCACTAGCAGCCGTGTGTTCAGCGGCACCCCGTCCATCGGCCTGCTGTTCTGCTTCGCGGCGTTTATCGGCTTTGAAGCC
Proteins encoded in this region:
- a CDS encoding methyl-accepting chemotaxis protein, with protein sequence MMRAIQNAAVETRNHADTSSGIAREVSTGMQRQYREVELAATALHQMSASAQEVARHSHSAADAATAAENASRTGQAVFATAERSIDSLDQRLDGTLTQVTALADSSTQIGQVLDVISAIAQQTNLLALNAAIEAARAGEQGRGFAVVADEVRHLASNTQRSVEQVRAVIETLQQLSQEVVHSTQASREQAGHSVLQVQQTRSALEAVSQAVDVIEQMNQQIASAALEQSTVVEDISHRVSDIRGISETLSHQMNDATRASESLHAMANHQQQLVGHFRV
- a CDS encoding APC family permease — translated: MSVPLPVNRSTELKRGALGVGFIIFFVVSAASPLSVIAGGFPIGIMLGNGAGTPALLILALLVLLAFSVGYTTMSRHVTNAGGFYAFTSRGLGGLAGGAAGVLAMFAYNILQVGLYGMFGGVVSGTMASVFGLALPWWAYSLLAMASVAILGYRKIDLSARVLSVVVIAEYLAILILDFAILKSGGDSGINLDAFNSTHVFSGTPSIGLLFCFAAFIGFEATTIYGEEARDPQRTIPIATYCSVLLIGGFYALSVWSMVVGVGADKIVPLLQSLQDPTTFIYGMSDHFVGPQLTQVIRVLFMVSIYAGLLAFHNAAARYFYAIGRDGLLHSLLGTTHRVHQSPHMGSALQSLISAVVVLIFAAMDADPILQLFAWLSNLATLCVILLMALTSAAVLMFFRRHPELKVGLWRGRIFPGFSCLALLAVLVLAVVHFDVLTGASVALSYALCAIIPAALLGGVFLAARLRKRSPQRFQALGSHKL
- a CDS encoding MFS transporter, with amino-acid sequence MTLPLRWLILAIISSALLLIVIDMTVLYTALPTLTRELNASPSQKLWIVNIYALIAAGLLLGMGTLGDRLGHKRLFIGGLAVFGVFSLVAAFSPTAGVLIGARGFLAVGAAMMMPATLAIVRITFSDPREQAMAFGVWASVASGGAAFGPVVGGLLLEHFWWGSVFLINVPIVLVALVVGVLLIPNPPADTQKRWDWLGSLQVMIGLISLAYAIKELGKRAPAYNGMLVALVLGALFLWLFVRRQRRAAQPMLDLSLFRTAGFRNAVIAAVVSAAALIGMELVFSQRLQLVLGLSPLEAALFILPLPLGSFVSGPLAGYYLPRLGHQRMLFWTLLLSSAAMLAYLLLYTAPAYLQLISLGALGFTIGAALTASSSTIMLSVPADKAGMAASIEEVSFELGGAVGVTLAGSLLSAIYAYAAGVAIPTWLTRDPVAFDSLDDALVVAETLAPEGRAMLIAFARSAFDAGFVLVLAASAALLLVAALLVKLSKPSAPVQP